One genomic window of Paeniglutamicibacter sp. Y32M11 includes the following:
- a CDS encoding GntR family transcriptional regulator, with product MAKASTLSIEGIRKTILRGEWSPGERLQPTTLAIQFETSTTVIRESLTRLAGEGLVMIRPNRGFFVTELDLRELADITELRCVTEALAARLSIERGTLAWEADLIAAHHTLAQTARRRPEDPDHVNDEWSKAHREFHLKLLEACDCAPMVRLSSNLADSTELYRRWAAPSSAASGRNVEREHELLLEAALNRNADDLARLLREHYEATVKVVIEAGLADAATTSV from the coding sequence GTGGCAAAAGCATCAACCCTCTCGATTGAGGGCATCCGCAAGACCATTCTGCGAGGCGAGTGGTCCCCCGGCGAACGCCTGCAGCCAACGACTTTGGCCATCCAGTTCGAGACCAGCACCACCGTGATCCGTGAGTCACTGACTCGTTTGGCGGGCGAAGGCTTGGTGATGATTCGGCCCAATCGCGGTTTCTTCGTCACGGAGCTCGACCTGCGCGAGCTGGCCGATATTACCGAATTGCGTTGCGTCACCGAGGCTTTGGCTGCCCGCTTGTCGATAGAACGCGGGACTCTAGCCTGGGAAGCAGACCTCATTGCTGCCCATCACACGCTGGCGCAGACCGCCCGACGCCGACCCGAGGACCCGGACCACGTTAATGATGAGTGGTCCAAAGCGCACCGCGAATTCCACCTCAAGCTCCTTGAAGCGTGCGATTGCGCCCCAATGGTCAGGCTGTCGTCGAACTTGGCAGATTCGACCGAGCTGTACCGTCGCTGGGCGGCGCCCTCCAGTGCAGCCAGCGGTCGCAACGTTGAACGTGAGCACGAGCTTTTGCTGGAAGCCGCGCTGAATCGAAATGCCGACGACCTGGCTCGGCTACTTCGTGAACATTATGAGGCGACGGTCAAAGTGGTCATCGAAGCCGGACTCGCCGACGCTGCCACCACAAGCGTCTAG
- a CDS encoding HNH endonuclease, whose translation MATTSSPQIPGTLCAVPGEELSNAALIQRGVEIGALVAEYLASAGAAALRVLATVVNETPMEGTAFDRVEALGAFEYLKSAASARQADLACAHEDAVVATRKSAGVREKNPSWGIGAEVALVLRQPRCSGVEFLHLSRVISRDLPLTRAAVGDDTITFHQAEIVARGVRHLKKENQLLIEELLFTDCPLCFAGGDALLRESIHQWALLLEPELEEDSEQKARVGRYLHVYRFDAYRMRIDGLVPVEYGAAILQVLAREEGRGQAAGDERTRGQIAADYFLTSMTGFTDHENMRVRLNLVMTEGTFFTGEGEPALIPGFGYISADRSRKLLLGTWQNPEDIEVVRLYTAPGAGDLVAMDSKARVISGKLKWFVMLRDQHCRTPGCNGLIREIDHVVQAARGGPSSVENIDGRCRSCNATKESPGWVEETVPGVRHGLRVTTSSGQMYESVAPRLPGLVEQLLWRLNADRAANPVAKDHDKA comes from the coding sequence ATGGCAACGACGTCATCACCTCAGATTCCCGGCACCCTCTGTGCGGTGCCCGGTGAGGAGCTCTCCAATGCCGCGTTGATACAGCGCGGGGTGGAGATCGGTGCGCTGGTGGCTGAGTATCTTGCCAGTGCCGGAGCTGCCGCTCTGCGGGTCTTGGCCACCGTCGTGAATGAGACTCCAATGGAGGGGACGGCCTTTGACCGGGTCGAGGCGTTGGGGGCTTTCGAATATTTGAAGTCTGCGGCCAGTGCCCGTCAAGCGGATCTTGCGTGCGCTCATGAGGACGCGGTGGTCGCTACGCGCAAGTCGGCGGGGGTTCGGGAGAAGAATCCTTCCTGGGGTATCGGGGCGGAGGTGGCGTTGGTGTTGCGGCAGCCGCGCTGCTCGGGGGTGGAGTTTTTGCATCTCTCGCGGGTTATTTCCCGAGATTTACCGCTCACGCGGGCCGCGGTGGGTGATGACACGATTACCTTCCATCAGGCCGAGATCGTGGCCCGTGGGGTGCGGCATCTGAAGAAGGAAAACCAGCTGCTCATTGAGGAGCTGTTGTTCACCGACTGTCCACTGTGTTTTGCCGGTGGGGATGCCTTATTGCGTGAGTCGATTCATCAGTGGGCGCTGCTGTTAGAACCGGAGCTGGAGGAAGATTCGGAGCAGAAGGCTCGGGTGGGTCGTTATCTTCATGTGTATCGTTTTGATGCGTATCGGATGCGTATCGATGGTTTGGTCCCGGTGGAATATGGGGCGGCGATCCTGCAGGTTTTGGCTCGGGAAGAAGGACGCGGGCAAGCGGCCGGGGATGAACGCACTCGGGGGCAAATAGCTGCCGACTACTTCTTGACCTCGATGACGGGTTTCACGGATCACGAGAATATGCGGGTCCGGTTGAACTTGGTGATGACGGAGGGAACGTTCTTCACGGGGGAGGGGGAGCCGGCATTGATTCCGGGGTTTGGATATATCAGTGCGGATCGCTCACGGAAGCTTTTGCTGGGAACGTGGCAGAATCCGGAGGATATTGAGGTGGTTCGGCTCTATACGGCACCTGGTGCGGGGGATTTGGTGGCTATGGATTCTAAGGCGCGGGTGATTAGCGGGAAACTGAAGTGGTTTGTGATGTTACGGGATCAGCATTGTCGAACCCCGGGGTGTAATGGTTTGATTCGGGAGATTGATCATGTGGTGCAGGCGGCTCGGGGTGGGCCGAGTTCGGTGGAGAATATCGATGGACGATGTCGTAGTTGTAACGCGACGAAAGAGTCTCCGGGGTGGGTTGAGGAAACGGTTCCGGGTGTGCGGCATGGGCTGCGTGTGACGACGAGTAGTGGGCAGATGTATGAGTCGGTGGCGCCGCGGTTGCCTGGGTTGGTGGAGCAGCTTTTGTGGCGACTGAACGCTGATCGAGCAGCGAATCCCGTGGCGAAAGACCACGACAAAGCATAA
- the rbsD gene encoding D-ribose pyranase, whose protein sequence is MLKTDILNAPLLSALATLGHTDTVVIADCGLPIPTGPILIDLALVRGTPSFSDILEVLSRNLVIESSTLASEARGTGVQEICVEQGLNANFISHEQLKAHLPKAKVVVRTGEVTPYANVILHCGVDF, encoded by the coding sequence GTGCTCAAAACTGACATCCTTAACGCTCCGCTGCTTAGCGCTTTGGCCACCCTGGGTCATACCGACACCGTGGTCATCGCCGATTGTGGTCTGCCGATTCCTACCGGACCCATCCTGATTGATCTTGCCTTGGTGCGCGGTACTCCCAGCTTCAGCGACATCCTCGAGGTCCTGAGCCGGAACCTGGTCATCGAGTCCAGCACGCTGGCCAGCGAAGCTCGCGGTACCGGAGTTCAGGAGATCTGCGTGGAGCAAGGACTGAACGCTAACTTCATTTCTCACGAACAGCTCAAGGCCCACCTGCCGAAAGCCAAGGTTGTGGTGCGCACCGGGGAAGTAACCCCCTATGCCAACGTGATCCTGCACTGTGGAGTCGATTTCTAA
- a CDS encoding ribokinase, producing MATTTQVTIVGSSNVDITAMMRRLPSPGETVLADSYRLTPGGKGANQALAAALAGARAEFIGAVGNDSHAEIALGQLAEAGVVLDRVQHIDGATGVAIISVDAQAENSIAVISGANSAMDEVAVREAGALAGVLVLQGEIPASGIRAAIDAATGPIVLNLAPVIELDRDYLCRANPLVVNEHEAALILAQLEGTTALSTEPEAVIAQRLCNQGLESVVITMGGDGALVAQRGEDSATITTVAASKVTAVDTTGAGDAFTGALAARLAIGETLIDAAGFASHFAALSVQGHGAQASYPRSLENL from the coding sequence ATGGCAACGACGACGCAGGTAACCATCGTGGGATCTTCCAATGTGGACATCACCGCCATGATGCGCCGACTGCCTTCCCCGGGTGAGACGGTCCTTGCCGATTCGTACCGGCTAACCCCCGGCGGCAAGGGGGCCAACCAGGCCCTCGCGGCCGCTCTTGCCGGTGCGAGGGCCGAATTCATTGGGGCGGTGGGCAACGATTCGCATGCCGAGATTGCCTTAGGTCAGCTCGCCGAGGCAGGCGTTGTTCTGGATCGCGTGCAGCATATCGATGGCGCCACCGGCGTGGCCATCATCAGTGTTGACGCGCAAGCGGAGAACAGCATTGCGGTGATTTCCGGCGCCAACTCCGCCATGGATGAGGTTGCGGTTCGCGAAGCCGGGGCCCTAGCGGGGGTATTGGTGTTGCAGGGAGAAATTCCAGCCTCGGGCATCCGCGCCGCCATCGATGCCGCCACCGGGCCCATCGTCTTGAATCTGGCCCCGGTCATCGAACTGGATCGTGACTACCTCTGCCGGGCAAACCCACTGGTGGTCAACGAGCATGAGGCGGCGTTAATTCTGGCTCAGCTCGAGGGCACCACCGCACTGAGCACCGAACCGGAAGCCGTCATCGCGCAGCGTTTGTGCAATCAGGGGCTCGAATCGGTGGTCATCACCATGGGTGGCGACGGCGCGCTGGTGGCGCAGCGCGGTGAAGATTCCGCCACCATCACCACCGTGGCGGCCAGCAAGGTCACCGCCGTCGATACCACCGGTGCCGGCGACGCCTTCACCGGCGCCTTGGCCGCGCGCCTGGCTATCGGTGAAACGCTGATCGACGCCGCGGGATTCGCCTCTCACTTTGCAGCACTGAGCGTGCAGGGGCATGGGGCTCAGGCTTCGTACCCGCGCTCGCTCGAAAACCTCTAG
- a CDS encoding substrate-binding domain-containing protein translates to MKNIVRKTAALSVGLALVLTATACNRGEASADGGKVTMAISTLNNPFFVDLRDGAQEEATKAGIELTIVDAQNDSATQANQLATAATDGSVGVIINAVDSDAAVAALAPVTGADLPIVSVDRSVGDVKVASFVASDNVAGGEQAATALAEKLGGKGKIIVLEGVPGASSTNERGEGFTKGLAAFPDIEVISSQPANYDRAKALDVSTNLLQGNPDVAGVLAMNDEMALGAIQALGDKAGKSVSVVGFDGTADGFTAVTKGTLLATIAQNPAELGRQSVQIISKSLAGKDVEATVSVAVDTVSSKNVAEFTK, encoded by the coding sequence ATGAAGAACATCGTTCGCAAAACCGCAGCACTTTCCGTGGGTCTGGCCCTCGTGTTGACCGCCACCGCCTGCAACCGTGGCGAGGCCTCGGCCGACGGTGGCAAGGTCACCATGGCCATCTCCACCCTGAATAACCCATTCTTCGTTGACCTACGTGACGGTGCCCAGGAAGAAGCCACCAAGGCCGGCATCGAGCTGACCATCGTGGATGCACAGAATGACTCCGCCACCCAGGCCAACCAGCTGGCCACCGCCGCCACCGATGGTTCGGTGGGCGTCATCATCAATGCCGTCGATTCCGACGCTGCCGTCGCAGCCTTGGCGCCGGTCACCGGTGCGGACTTACCGATTGTCTCGGTTGACCGCTCCGTGGGCGATGTTAAGGTTGCCTCGTTTGTTGCCAGTGACAATGTTGCAGGTGGCGAGCAGGCAGCCACCGCGCTGGCAGAAAAGCTGGGCGGCAAGGGCAAGATCATCGTTCTTGAGGGCGTCCCCGGCGCATCCTCGACCAACGAACGCGGCGAGGGTTTCACCAAGGGTCTGGCTGCCTTCCCGGACATCGAGGTCATCTCCTCGCAGCCGGCCAACTACGACCGCGCCAAGGCACTTGACGTGTCCACCAACCTGCTCCAGGGCAACCCGGATGTCGCTGGCGTGTTGGCCATGAACGACGAAATGGCACTCGGCGCCATCCAGGCCCTGGGCGACAAGGCCGGTAAGTCGGTCTCGGTGGTTGGCTTTGATGGCACCGCCGATGGCTTCACCGCCGTCACCAAGGGCACCCTGTTGGCCACCATCGCACAGAACCCCGCCGAGTTGGGCCGCCAGAGTGTGCAGATCATCTCCAAGTCGCTGGCCGGCAAGGACGTTGAGGCCACGGTTTCCGTCGCAGTGGACACCGTGTCCTCCAAGAACGTCGCCGAATTCACCAAGTAA
- a CDS encoding ABC transporter permease — protein sequence MSSVAIKSKGFDFKAFLANNGALVGLVILCLALFIATPRFLTAANLVNVGIQVSTIAVMAFGLTFVIVAAGIDLSVGSVAALSAMVSSYWVSTAELPGGLAIVIGLLVGAACGWVTGAMSAYGKLPTFIASLAMLTIVRGLTLVISDGRPIPTGDAVSFLGSDVGVIPVPIIVLVLSAIVAGFVLNYTVIGKNAFAVGGNTEAARLSGIPVKRVLVTVFVISGIFSALSGMILAGRLDSAQPTLASGYELDAIAAVVIGGASLSGGVGRISGTLIGALVLAVIRNGLNLLSVSAFWQQVVIGLVIAIAVGFDVFRRKNVKH from the coding sequence ATGAGCAGCGTAGCCATCAAATCCAAGGGCTTTGACTTCAAGGCCTTCCTTGCCAACAACGGCGCCCTGGTGGGCCTGGTGATTCTCTGCCTGGCCCTGTTCATCGCCACCCCGCGCTTCCTGACCGCAGCGAACCTCGTGAACGTCGGCATCCAGGTCTCCACCATCGCCGTGATGGCCTTTGGTCTGACCTTCGTGATTGTTGCGGCCGGCATCGACCTGTCGGTGGGTTCCGTCGCGGCACTCTCGGCCATGGTCTCCTCCTATTGGGTGTCCACGGCCGAACTGCCCGGCGGACTGGCCATCGTGATCGGCCTTTTGGTGGGTGCCGCCTGCGGTTGGGTCACCGGCGCGATGAGTGCGTACGGCAAGCTGCCCACCTTCATTGCCTCACTGGCGATGCTGACCATCGTGCGCGGGCTGACCCTGGTCATCTCCGATGGTCGCCCGATTCCCACCGGCGATGCCGTCTCCTTCCTCGGCTCCGATGTGGGAGTCATTCCGGTGCCGATCATCGTGTTGGTGCTCTCGGCGATTGTTGCCGGCTTTGTGCTGAACTACACCGTCATCGGCAAAAACGCCTTCGCCGTGGGTGGCAATACCGAGGCGGCCCGTCTCTCCGGTATCCCGGTCAAGCGCGTACTGGTCACGGTGTTTGTCATCTCCGGCATCTTCTCGGCCCTTTCGGGCATGATCCTGGCCGGCCGCCTGGACTCGGCCCAGCCGACCCTGGCCTCCGGCTACGAGCTCGACGCCATTGCCGCGGTGGTCATCGGTGGGGCATCGCTCTCCGGCGGGGTCGGACGCATCTCCGGCACGCTGATTGGCGCACTGGTTCTTGCCGTCATCCGCAACGGCCTGAACCTGCTCTCGGTATCGGCCTTCTGGCAGCAGGTTGTTATTGGTCTGGTCATCGCGATCGCCGTGGGCTTTGATGTCTTCCGCCGCAAGAACGTCAAGCACTAA
- a CDS encoding sugar ABC transporter ATP-binding protein, translating to MSKNPLLVLEKVCKSFGAIQVINEVTVEVHAGKVSVLLGENGAGKSTLIKMIAGVHPPDSGRILLDGEEVSITDTKSSEALGIATIHQELNLVPSMTIAENITLGRVPRRFGIINRREMRAIARAALDRLDLDLHVDTLVGELGLAQQQLVEIAKALSLDARVLILDEPTAALTNSEISQLFSVVNQLKAKGVGMVFISHHLDEIAEIGDFVNVLRDGQFIATVPADTHENELVRLMVGREIDEQFPRVRTDVADTVLLSVKDLSVGMLSNISLDVRPGEVVALAGLMGAGRTELIRAIAGADAYTSGSVTVAGAPLAGHDVAAATRAGIGHVPEDRKTQGLVLDASVAENIGYATMASSSKLGLVDRKGQRKRAEDIAARLRIRMGSIDQPIRSLSGGNQQKAVFGRWFTAGSKVLLLDEPTRGVDVGAKVEIYELINEITSSGGCVLMASSELPEVLGMSDRVLVMSQGRITGELLTAEATQDKIMAMAVSNVHRENESGNN from the coding sequence ATGAGCAAGAACCCCCTACTGGTCCTGGAGAAGGTCTGTAAGTCCTTCGGTGCCATCCAGGTCATCAACGAGGTCACCGTCGAGGTGCACGCCGGAAAGGTCTCGGTATTGCTCGGCGAAAACGGCGCCGGCAAGTCCACCCTGATCAAGATGATCGCCGGGGTTCACCCGCCGGATTCCGGCCGCATCCTGCTGGACGGTGAAGAAGTAAGTATCACCGACACCAAGTCCTCCGAGGCACTGGGCATTGCCACCATCCACCAGGAACTCAACCTGGTGCCCTCCATGACCATTGCCGAGAACATCACCCTCGGCCGGGTACCGCGCCGCTTTGGCATCATCAACCGCCGCGAAATGCGTGCCATTGCGCGTGCCGCCCTTGACCGCTTGGATCTCGATCTCCACGTGGACACGCTGGTGGGGGAGCTGGGTCTGGCGCAGCAGCAGCTGGTGGAAATCGCCAAGGCCCTGTCCCTGGATGCACGTGTGCTGATCCTCGATGAGCCGACGGCGGCGTTGACCAACTCCGAGATCAGCCAGCTCTTCTCGGTGGTCAACCAGCTCAAGGCCAAGGGCGTTGGTATGGTCTTCATCAGCCACCACCTCGATGAAATCGCCGAAATCGGTGACTTCGTCAACGTGTTGCGCGATGGTCAGTTCATCGCCACGGTTCCGGCCGACACCCACGAGAACGAACTGGTTCGTTTGATGGTGGGACGCGAAATCGACGAGCAATTCCCCCGCGTGCGCACCGACGTCGCGGACACTGTCTTGCTCTCGGTCAAGGATCTGTCGGTTGGCATGCTCAGCAACATCAGCCTCGATGTCCGCCCCGGTGAGGTGGTGGCACTGGCCGGTCTGATGGGTGCCGGACGCACCGAACTGATCCGTGCCATCGCCGGAGCCGACGCCTATACCTCGGGATCCGTCACCGTTGCCGGTGCCCCACTGGCCGGCCACGACGTGGCCGCGGCAACTCGCGCCGGCATCGGGCACGTACCCGAGGACCGCAAGACGCAGGGTCTGGTGCTCGACGCCTCGGTGGCAGAGAACATCGGATACGCCACCATGGCCTCGAGCTCCAAGCTCGGTCTGGTGGACCGCAAGGGCCAGCGCAAGCGTGCCGAGGATATCGCCGCACGCCTGCGCATCCGGATGGGTTCGATTGATCAGCCCATTCGTTCGCTCTCCGGAGGCAATCAGCAAAAGGCAGTGTTCGGGCGCTGGTTCACCGCCGGATCCAAGGTCTTGCTGCTCGATGAACCCACCCGCGGCGTGGACGTTGGCGCGAAGGTAGAAATCTACGAGCTGATCAATGAGATCACCTCCTCCGGAGGCTGCGTACTGATGGCCTCCAGCGAATTGCCCGAAGTGCTGGGCATGTCAGATCGCGTACTGGTCATGAGCCAGGGCCGCATCACCGGCGAACTTCTCACCGCCGAAGCCACCCAGGACAAAATCATGGCCATGGCCGTGAGCAATGTGCACCGTGAAAACGAATCAGGAAACAACTAA
- a CDS encoding LacI family DNA-binding transcriptional regulator produces the protein MNAVTIKDVALAAGVSPATASRVLSGNPATSPAARSRVEAAAKELHFLPNAQARSLRSTKTDSIALLISDVRNPYFSDLAHAVEQHARAAGLMTFMGNANESTEQQDEFLATVLSRRVDGMIVVPQGLSEQDGNATEMLRRVVDSGIPMVFVDRTLTDIQVPRVIARSREALEEAIAALKSHGHERIAFIGGPKHASTAMERHQAFDAAIAANGLLTAPELHFAGDFRFASGAQGARWFLENPLAPTAVIIADAPMAIGALSVWREGGLNIGTDFSVVAFDEVDALLLHHPPIATISHDLELMGRAAVQALLAVMKNESVAPIELLSTFTTRPSVGPAPDKDVHSEGMPRA, from the coding sequence ATGAATGCCGTCACCATCAAAGACGTCGCATTGGCCGCGGGGGTATCGCCTGCGACAGCTTCGCGCGTGCTCTCCGGGAATCCGGCGACCTCCCCAGCGGCACGCAGCCGAGTTGAGGCAGCGGCAAAGGAACTTCACTTCCTGCCCAACGCGCAGGCTCGTTCCTTGCGCTCCACCAAGACCGACTCCATCGCACTGCTGATCTCCGACGTGCGAAACCCCTACTTCTCGGATCTCGCCCACGCCGTTGAACAACATGCGCGCGCGGCCGGCCTGATGACGTTTATGGGCAACGCGAATGAATCCACCGAACAGCAAGATGAATTCTTGGCCACGGTGCTCTCGCGCCGCGTTGACGGAATGATCGTTGTTCCCCAAGGTCTAAGCGAGCAAGACGGAAACGCCACCGAGATGCTGCGCCGGGTGGTGGACTCCGGCATTCCGATGGTCTTTGTTGACAGGACGCTGACCGATATCCAGGTACCACGCGTCATCGCACGCAGCCGCGAAGCGCTTGAAGAAGCCATCGCCGCGCTAAAGTCCCACGGCCATGAGCGCATCGCCTTTATCGGCGGACCCAAACATGCCTCCACCGCCATGGAACGCCATCAGGCCTTCGACGCGGCCATTGCCGCCAACGGTCTTTTGACGGCGCCCGAGCTGCACTTTGCCGGTGACTTCCGCTTCGCCTCCGGTGCGCAGGGCGCTCGCTGGTTCCTAGAGAACCCGCTGGCCCCCACCGCGGTGATCATCGCCGACGCTCCCATGGCCATCGGAGCACTCTCCGTCTGGCGCGAAGGTGGATTGAACATCGGGACGGATTTCTCGGTGGTCGCCTTCGACGAGGTTGACGCGCTGCTGCTGCATCATCCACCCATTGCCACCATCTCTCATGACCTCGAATTGATGGGCCGCGCAGCGGTCCAGGCACTGCTCGCCGTCATGAAGAACGAGTCGGTTGCGCCAATTGAACTCCTCAGTACCTTCACCACCCGGCCCTCGGTGGGCCCCGCCCCGGACAAAGATGTCCACTCGGAAGGAATGCCACGCGCATGA
- a CDS encoding VOC family protein translates to MSEPVGTLASISIDCLDTDELARFYSQLLGLQEVFATPDRGVIALAGAGPMLTVMRVASFVPPSWPEGPQRQQLHLDIAVNDLESASAAALALGASKADHQASPEQWLVLLDPAGHPFCLSVVRPD, encoded by the coding sequence ATGAGCGAACCAGTGGGAACCCTTGCGTCCATCTCCATAGACTGCCTAGACACCGACGAATTGGCGAGGTTTTACTCGCAACTTTTGGGGCTTCAAGAAGTCTTTGCCACCCCGGATCGTGGTGTGATCGCGTTGGCCGGTGCGGGGCCGATGCTGACGGTGATGCGAGTAGCTAGCTTTGTGCCGCCTTCGTGGCCCGAAGGACCTCAGCGACAGCAACTCCACCTGGACATCGCCGTTAACGATCTGGAATCGGCGAGCGCCGCCGCCCTCGCTCTCGGTGCTTCGAAGGCCGATCATCAGGCTTCCCCGGAGCAATGGCTCGTGTTGCTGGACCCGGCAGGGCACCCCTTCTGTCTCTCGGTGGTCCGTCCGGACTAG
- a CDS encoding DUF5058 family protein — protein sequence MNIPALLPAAADSNSTDILAIANSPVLWACAIGVFLVIIVQSVIYMKAAKTAAPHIGMTQDEIKTSFRAGAISALGPSLAVVMVAVALLTIFGTPAVLVRIGLIGSVSYETAAAAIAAKTAGAELGGPTYTQAVFGLALAAMSLGGAMWMIATLILTPLLKRGDSALRKVNPAIMLVVPGAAMIAAFMVLGIAELPKSWIHVVAFLSSAGIMTILMVIAKRVNKPWIKEWALGIAIILALAITYAATRL from the coding sequence ATGAATATCCCGGCCTTGTTGCCCGCCGCGGCGGATTCCAACTCCACAGATATCCTCGCTATCGCCAACTCACCGGTCCTCTGGGCCTGTGCCATTGGCGTTTTTCTGGTCATCATAGTCCAGAGCGTTATTTACATGAAGGCAGCCAAGACTGCCGCACCCCACATCGGCATGACGCAGGATGAAATCAAGACCAGTTTCCGCGCCGGTGCTATCTCGGCGCTGGGACCCTCACTGGCCGTGGTCATGGTCGCCGTCGCCCTGTTGACGATCTTCGGCACCCCCGCGGTGCTGGTGCGCATCGGATTGATCGGGTCGGTCTCCTACGAAACGGCCGCCGCTGCCATCGCCGCAAAAACCGCGGGTGCCGAGCTCGGCGGCCCCACCTATACCCAGGCCGTCTTCGGCCTGGCCCTGGCCGCGATGAGCCTGGGCGGAGCCATGTGGATGATCGCCACACTCATCCTGACTCCGCTGCTCAAGCGTGGCGATTCGGCGCTGCGTAAGGTCAACCCCGCCATCATGCTGGTGGTCCCCGGTGCGGCAATGATTGCCGCATTCATGGTGTTGGGCATCGCAGAACTGCCCAAGTCATGGATACATGTGGTCGCCTTCCTATCCTCCGCGGGGATCATGACGATCCTGATGGTCATCGCCAAACGCGTGAACAAGCCGTGGATCAAGGAATGGGCTCTGGGTATCGCCATCATTCTCGCCCTGGCCATCACCTACGCCGCAACCCGCCTTTAG
- a CDS encoding amidohydrolase, producing the protein MTNTTIPKSLSLSTDSAAEMRETYKYLHANPELSMQEHKTADYLAKRLEELGLEVFRCGGTGVVGVLRNGEGPVIGMRADTDGLPVLEDTGLDYASTATGVLDDGTEVPTMHACGHDTHMATALKTAELYAGAKDDWAGTIVFVLQPGEETAAGARAMVEDGLWDKAPKPEIMFGQHVMNGLSGTVTLLAGAAMTTADSFKVTVFGQGSHGSMPEHSIDPIVLGASMVLRLQTIVSRQVAPQSAAVVTIGSFHAGLKENVIPDRAVFTINVRTFDTEVREIVLSSIRRIIGAEAEASGAPEPLIEDISNFPPLFNDPTETEKLTEEFRAEFGEERVLPGSPVMGSEDFGALAAAIDVPSVFWFFGGNSAETLAAGHPPANHSPFFAPVIEPTLSTGVQAAVRALFSKVGK; encoded by the coding sequence ATGACCAACACCACCATTCCGAAGTCCCTGAGCCTGAGCACCGACTCGGCAGCGGAAATGCGCGAAACCTACAAGTATCTGCACGCGAATCCCGAGCTGTCGATGCAGGAACACAAGACCGCTGATTACCTAGCCAAGCGCCTTGAAGAGCTGGGGCTCGAGGTGTTCCGTTGTGGTGGAACCGGCGTGGTGGGCGTGCTGCGCAACGGCGAGGGCCCGGTCATCGGCATGCGTGCGGACACCGACGGGCTGCCGGTCCTCGAGGACACTGGCCTGGACTACGCCAGCACCGCCACCGGCGTCCTAGATGATGGCACCGAGGTCCCCACGATGCATGCCTGTGGTCACGACACCCATATGGCCACAGCGTTGAAGACCGCCGAGCTTTACGCCGGCGCCAAGGACGACTGGGCCGGGACCATCGTCTTTGTGCTCCAGCCCGGTGAAGAAACCGCCGCAGGTGCCCGCGCCATGGTTGAGGACGGCTTGTGGGACAAGGCTCCGAAACCGGAGATCATGTTCGGTCAGCACGTGATGAACGGACTGAGCGGCACCGTGACGTTGCTGGCCGGCGCGGCGATGACCACCGCCGACTCGTTTAAGGTCACGGTCTTCGGGCAGGGTTCGCATGGCTCCATGCCCGAGCACTCCATCGATCCGATCGTGCTCGGCGCCTCCATGGTCTTGCGCTTGCAGACCATCGTCTCGCGCCAGGTGGCTCCGCAGTCCGCCGCCGTGGTGACCATCGGGTCTTTCCACGCCGGACTGAAGGAAAACGTCATCCCGGACCGCGCGGTGTTCACGATCAATGTGCGCACCTTTGATACCGAGGTGCGCGAGATCGTGCTCTCCTCGATCCGTCGCATCATTGGCGCCGAGGCCGAGGCTTCGGGGGCTCCGGAGCCGCTGATCGAGGACATCTCCAACTTCCCGCCGCTGTTTAATGACCCGACGGAGACCGAGAAGCTCACCGAGGAATTCCGTGCCGAGTTCGGCGAGGAGCGGGTGCTGCCCGGCTCCCCGGTGATGGGCAGCGAGGACTTCGGTGCATTGGCCGCGGCGATCGATGTGCCCAGTGTGTTCTGGTTCTTCGGTGGCAACTCCGCCGAAACCCTGGCCGCTGGCCACCCGCCGGCCAACCACTCGCCCTTCTTCGCCCCGGTCATCGAACCGACGCTGAGTACCGGCGTGCAAGCGGCTGTCCGCGCGCTATTCTCTAAGGTTGGCAAGTAG